CAAGATTTTAAACAATAAATTGCCTACAAGCCTTTTACTTGATGCTACCTGTTAACAAAGTTTACAGCTGAAGGTTCTTACAATTTTTATTGCACATAATGTACATCCAATAAAAACCACACTATACTGtatcaaaaattaaaaaacagacaTTCTTATGCTACAGAAATACCAACACTGGTTTTGAGGAGCTTGGCTTCTTTTTTTTACAAAGTGAGGCCATCATCAATTCACAACTCCCAAGGCTGGAAAGAGTCAGCACATCTCTGAAGATTAAATAAACAGAAGTTAATTCTCTAGGATCCACGATTTCCCTGTTGCAAATTTAGCAAAGCGCCTGGCAGCAGTCCAGTTTGGAAACTAGATTATGTAGCAAGGTGTGGTTAGGTGAGGAATGAGTACGAGGCTCTGAAGGTGTCCAGTGGTCACTGCAACATAACTGTGGGGGTCTCCTGTAAAaaaaggtgtgggggggcagCAGTGGAAATTGTCCAAGCCCAGGCCACATGGCAACTTGACAGGAGTTCCAGTACGACTTGCAGTTCTCAGAAAATGGAGTCGACAGTATCTTTAACAAAGAGGTCTAACCCTACAGATTCCAGTACGCAATGCTCTACCTCAGTCCAAGCAGTCAAAACACACCACTGCATCTTGGGACCTGTAGCCTCTGAGGTCCTTATCACTGTACTAAATAGAAGAGGGCTGCAGGACTCCTGGTACCCATCTCAAATCTGTAGAATAAGAGTGCTTGTAGATTGTATGTAAACAGTATCTCTTCCTTGCTTTCTCCACAACACAGCTGTTACCAGTAAGTTACATTTTCAATACAGTAAGTAACATTCTGTATTTCTGTATCACTTTCTTCCATTCTGAGCCATTCAAAATGCTTTCCAAAGGTGAGCAGCCCTCATTCCCCTCTTCTACAGgtgaagcacagagaaattaaggctCAGACTTTCAAAGCAGCCattcattttgggtgcccaacatcAAACACCTGTGGACAATTTCAGAGGTGCTCAATACCCGGTACcatcaactgaagtcagtgggatctgCTGGTGCTCGGTATTTGCTGAAAAACCAAGCCCTAAGTGTCCACTGTTAGGCACACAACAAATGAAGCAACCAAAATTTGAGTCCACTTGCCAAAGATCACAAagtgagccaggaacagaagctaGGTCTCCTGAACTACCCACTAGACAATGTTACCACCACAACACTCCCTGACCCTACCCCTCAATCTGTAGAGTGAAATCTCAAACTGAATAAACAGACTGAAAAAACAATTGGGTCCCAAAGACAAACCTGAACATCTGGCTGTTCTCACTGCTTTACACATCAGGGCAAAGTGACTTGTTTCCTGCTAGCGTGGTGAGGTAGGCAGGTCTGTTTCTATTCTAGGACAGAACAATCCAGGGGGATTTGACCTGCTTCCTTCCACGGCCAGCACTGCCTACGGAACTCTTACCATTCAGGCAGGACCTTATGTTCCAGCACTGATGCACTCAGTGAGGAGCTTGGGAGTAGCACCCTCTGTCAGGCACTTAGAAGAAGTTCTGCCTCTAGAAGCAGCAGTTAGAAGCAAGGCTGAAATAAAATCTATTTGAAAAGAGGAAGGCAAGAGGGGAGGACAAGAGGAGAGGAAACGGCAGAGGAGGACAGATAAAAGAAAGTGGAATGGAAGGGGAAAAGATGACAGAAAAGGCAAAAGGAAACTGATGGCTAAAGAACTAGGAAAACAGGCAGAGGGATCATATTAACCGTATGCTGAAACTCCAGCAGTACTGGTAGGGGCCTTGGTGTCCCAGAGATCCGGCAGGCACTCTTCCAGCAGGGAGCGGGATGGATAGTGCTGAAAGCATGTCGGGTCTCTGCACCTCTAAAGCGGAGTGACTGGGAACAGATGCTTCCCTCACAGTTCCAAGCCATTCGAGCACGTCCGGGAGCAATGTTCTGACGGAAAAATCAGCAGCATAAGCACATGTGTGCAGCAGATTCCACCGGGGCAGGGAGAATGTTTAGTAGCAAAACAGAAGAGCAATTCTTGAAGAAGCTCTGACACGGAACAAGGGGAAGAGTTTTAGAGCCTGCAGTGGGGAAGTGTGAATGCACCAAGGCagcagggatgggagaggaggCTCCAGTCAGTATCGTTTGCATCCCTTTTTCTTGCCCCCGcgttgctgctgcttctctttccgTGCCCCAGCCGTGGTAAAGGTGATACAGTGAGCGTCCAAAAAGTCCAGCAGTTTTCCCAGCGCAATCTTAATGCCATTCTGCTTCAGCTCTGCCTGCAGCCCAGTCAGCTCAAAGGGCTGGTAAAGGAGGATCTTCTGGTACAGGCCGGGGTTGGAATGGATGTAGCATCTCACTGCCTCCAGCTTATCTGCctctcgggctgcagcctgagacgCTGGGAACCCCTCGTCCTCTTCAGATGTAAGCACACCTGTCTCAAACTCATTGGAAGAAGAACTGAAaatgagagagaggagagagcaaTTAAATGCCAATGATCATGGACCAACAGGGAACATGGTGGAGTTATTGATTAAACGCCCTTGTATGGCCCTCCCTAGTGCTATGAATTCTCTGACATTTTAGGTCTCATGAAAATAACTGTCTGATGGGACAGGCAGCATGGGCAAGTGTTCAGTGAACTTCCATTCTCAGCTCGGCCAATGCCCCTCCTGCTTTACCGGCAGCATCTCCCGCTATTCCAGTCTTGGCCCCCTCATACATAGCTGTGCTGGTGCTCCTCACTCCTGACCAGCACTACCTGCTTCTATTCTACTCTTGGACTCCTTATGCACAGCTCTGTTACCGCACCTCCTGTGACCAGCAGGgacccctgctattccagttctgggcctccattcagctctgccagtgcttcTCACTCTTGACCTACAGAGCCCAGACATCCCAGGCGTGGGCCTTTACCAAGCTCAGAATATCAGATATGCCAAACTACGGTTTTGTGATTGACAAGAGATCACTAGGAATTAAACTGAAAACCCCCCAAAAAGGATATGTGGGTGACCTAAGCCCAGGACAAAGGACAGCGCTTCTCTACTTTGAAGGAGAGCTGAGGTGTCTCCCCCACGCCCCTGGACCACACCAGTAATGAGGTTTTCCTTGCAGTTTCAGTCCCTTACCTCTGTGACCCAAAGGAGTTGTCACTTCCAGCTGCTGAAGAAGCTGCAGACTCCTGAGATGCTGAGAGCACCTGTCCATCAGCACTGCCCACCAGAGAACCTTTAACTGGAGATGTAGCTGGAGACAAAGTAGCTCCCTTTAGCCCTCTGGCTCCTCCTGGGTGGCCTTTAGTTTCAGCTGTTTTCTTAGTCCTCAGATAGCCTGTTGTAGAGGGGCCCGTTGAGCTGTCAGCATCACCACTGCCCAGAACTGGCAGGGAAGGGACCGAAACCCCCAGCTTCTGCTCGCACCCTACACCGGAGGCCTTGGAATTCTCTTCTCTCAGTTCAATCAAGTCCGGTTGGGGTTGGCTGGGGTGCTTGGCAGTGGCTTTCCGTAAGGGTGGTTGGGAGGATGGGATCTCATCCTCCGAGTCAGAGGACATGATCTGATGAGTATACTGGAATATCTCCTTCAACTTTAACACCATCTGCCGTTTTGGGAGAGGACGGACTCCAAATCTAAAATACAAAGGTGACACTTTAGTTAAGCAGTATGGTAAGCTTAGGCTTATGTGGTGACGCCGCATCTTTGTGGCGTCGCAGCGTGGGTGGAGGAATTGAAGGCTCCAGTCCCACATGAAGTCTGCAGTCCAGCCATCACTACTAACTGGGTCTCAAGCAACATTTACTGGAATGCCATCAAATGTTTCTCTCTTGCTGAAAAGGGGCTTCTCTGTCAAGCTACTTCCCTGCAGATATCTGCACATTAAGAAACTGGCCTTGCTCTCCAAGGTGCTAATGGAGGCAACACTAACCTGTTCAGTtccttcttcagctctggggtcTCCATGATGGAGTAAGCTGGTACTGGTGTTATGGGAACTCTGGGGGGCTGGTTTCTCTTGTGACAGGCAAGGTCTGCAGCAAAATGAAATTACAATGAGAATAAATATATCAACATGGAGGGTCCTGGGACTGGCTGATGATTTCTAGTCTTTGTGAGAGATATTACAAGGACACATAATAGCAATATCTAGGGCATCATTTTCCCCCAAAAGATCCCACAGCCCTTTACCAGCTATCTCATGTTCATTTTAGACAGACCTTTGAAAACTTTGGGGGGTTTTGGGTGGACTCAAGTCGgcctctttttgttttatttttactcacTTTACCTAAGAAAacagtttaatttaaaagaaaggaCAAATTTTGGACCCAAAGTCCCTATGCTGTAAGGACAGGCACCTTTTGCCAGTTAACAAAAGGTTGTGTTATTGAACTTTGTAAAGGGACCACGGCTGGCATGAGCCATGTCTGTAGCACAGGAGGGTGAAATTCAGAGGAGAGGGGCTGTTGTTCCAGAGGTAAACAAATGGGTCTTACCTCTCTGGAGAGCAGAGTTGGGTCTAGAACACTGAGCTGGGTCTAAAGCAAAATTAGTTTGTTGGCCACTTCCTAATCCCTTACTGTGAAACTATCACCCAAAATAGCGTGACTAATTAACACTATGAGATCCTGGACAGAAGGAGCTACATCAGTCTATAGAGATTTAAAAACTGTAATCAAATAAGCTCTCCAGCACTGCAGAGAGGCAAGTGTCAGGTCACACGTATAGATATTtaagctgaagcacagagatgtTAAGTTGCTGCCCAAATCACACAGTGAGTCGGTGTCAGAGATGGGAAGAGCCCAACCTCCCGCTCATATCCATAGATCATACTATTTCCCTATTCGTAGGTCAAGATTTGGGTGTATTACGAGAGCCTCTGGGAAGGGGCCCAGAACTGGGGCTGCAGTTCAGGACTGAGGGGCCCTGTCTGAGCTTTAAAGGAAAGCTTGCATGATGCCCATCTGCAGGCTGCCTAGTGCTTGCCAGTGCTATAAATCTCCCAATTTCTTGAGTGCCACATTCATATGCGTAAAAAGAAAGACGACTGCAACTGTTCTACTGACAAAGTAGCTGATCTGAAGGCCTCACGTGCTGTTAACGGAAGGGTCACAGAGTATTTGAACAGTAAGGATCATACTGATATCAAACCATACCCACAGCAGCCAAGCATCCAGTAGGATTTAGATAAAAAAACCACCTGTATTGTGACCTTGATATCGCTCACTGCAGAAACCTCCCTGGGGAATGGGACTCATGAAACAAACAATGTGAATGAAACACAAAAACACTCTATTCCAATAATACTGAGTGTCAAGTGGAATCCCCTACCTAGCAACAAGGAACTGTGAAGCTGACACTACCTCTTTGGCACCTGGCCTTGAAAATCATGTCAGACCAGCAGGTGAACCGCCTAAACACAACAAGGTGAACTACAGACAGAGTGACGAGTTCAAATGAAAACAGCACAATTCATTGCAATGTTTCTAGGATTCATACAAGTACTTACCAGGAGTCTTTAGGGGCTGGGTattctgggcagctgctgcagctgacACCCTCTGTGTGAGAGGAAGAATCTCGGGGACTTCATCTTCATCCCACTCATCCCAGACTTTAGAGTTCAGAAAACTTAGCCTATTGCTCACTGAAGAATGTGCCTCAATAGGACTCTCTTCACGACAGAGCAAGGTCTTTCTATTGCCAACAGGATTTCCTCGAAGAGGAGTGCTACCTGTAATTTCCAGGGCTCTGGTTGGGCTCTTCCATTGGTCGTGCTGAACGCCACTTTCTCCGCGGATGAGACTGCTGGTATTTGCCCAGTCCGCCCTCTCAAGCACCTTGTTGTTATCTTTGATTGGTGACAGATGTTTGACACTCCAGCAGTCGTCATCAACTGGAATTGGTGGCTCATCACCAAGCAGGAAGCTGCCACTCGAAGGGAGCAGAGccacctccttttcctcctcactGTCCTCTACCTCAACCACACTAATGTCTGTTTTATTCTCCAAAGACAGCTCACGGCATAGAAGGCCTTGTTTGGGTGAAGACAAGTTTTCTGAAGACTTCTCTTTCACACGAACACAGGCAGGTGAGAGTGGAGCTGGAGAAACTCGCAGAGAATCCTTCCAAAAGTGACCTAAAGGGCTTCCAGGAGAGGTTTTTTTGCTGACTGAGGAGTTCTCTGTAAGCAAATGTTTTTGTGAGGAAGTTGCAAGTAACAGATCTGAAGTTATCTCTGGAATCTTCATAGCTTCCCCATCTTGTTTATGGTCACTATTATTTACCAATAAAGCTTTAGTCCTGTGCTTAGACCCTTGACTCCTGAAACAACTCAAACTTGTTGCCTGGGTCTGTGTTGAGCAGTTCCTGCTTCTGGTAAGAAGAGGTGTGTCTGGCACCAACCATGAGGTGTCCATGTTAGAGCTCTCCTCATGGCTCAGATTCAGTCTGCTATCAATACAGGTCCCAACCTGGTTGTTAAGAGACATCTTTCCTGACAGCTTTACAGCATTCTCACTGTGCACCTTGTCTTGACTTCCTAGTGACACTTGAAATGGTCTCTGGTGTATTGCAATGTCAGCAACTGAAACAGGTCCAGAGTTTGGTACCTCGTGCTCTTGCTCCACTTTCTTACAGTTATAATCCAATCGCCTGGAGATTTCCATTTCCCTCAGGGAAGGTTCAGAATCTGATTTCTCCTTCATTTGTTCTAACTCCATTTCTTCATCAGAATCCAGCAAAAGAATAACTTCAGCCTCTTGGTTCACATGAGAAGCAGTATTCTGAGTTGTGAGGACCAACGATGAGCAAGCTGGGacatgtttttgcttttttaagtCAATGCAGGGAGACTTTGCTGGAGAAAGTGTGTTCTTTATGATCTTCTCAAGTCCTGAATCATCATTCTGTTCGCTGGCTTTTTGGAAGGATGCACCATCAGACTGAAAGAGTCctttattttgcttttgctttggTGCTGATACAGGAGAAATTTCTGTGGATACTCTGGAAAATGTCCTATTTGATTCTGGAGACATAGGTGATGAACCAACAGCTGGCAAAACTGGTGAGGAAGGGTTGATAAGAGGACTGCTACACAAATCACTCCTAACTGACAGGAGGTCTTTCTGTGACTGATGGTGAACAGGTGGATTATTAACCTCAACAGGTGTTCCACTGGAAATCTCTCCTGACTCTTTGTTGGCTTCATTTAGTGGAGAAGGCTCACAATGTTCCCCTTGGGTTGCGGAAAACATGGGATCATAACTTTTACTGAGGTCAGCATCATTGTGTTGGCAACTAGGGAACAGTTTTTCCCACGCATCATCCTCTTCTTCACCTTGTGAAATCTGAGAGACTCTAGAAACCTTCACTACTTTGGGCATTCTCCGACAGCCCTCTCTTTCATCAGAGGCTCCACCATGGGAAGCCGAAACGTCACCGCACTCACAAGGCTTACCCTGCAAGTGCACAGGCGCAATTCGTGTAATGCTCACGTTCTCACTCCTACTTATACCTAGGATTTTCTTTTCTTGCCCAGGTGATTCACAGCTGGATCTTCCCAGGCCAAAGTTTTCCTTCCATTCTTTAATCTTGCTGCTTGTTGAGGGAGATTCACACACCACCACCTCTTCATCCTCAGTCTGTCGGTTCACATTTTGGGCCTCCTCTGTTTCACTGTAAGTGCATCTGCCTGTGCCTTCCTCCACCTCTGCTTCATCTCGAACAATCTTTCGCTGAGTGGCAACAAACTCATAAATTTCCTCCAGTTCCTGCTCATCCACTTTCTCATTGTCTTCCTCTTCCTGGTCTTCAGGTTTCAGCAAAGCTACTTCTTCCTCATCTTCATCTACCCACATTGACCTCAAGAGCTCCTGGAAGTTCTCAGCTCTGTTCTCACAATTCTCTTCTTCCCCCATGGAGAAAAGTTCATCTCCTGAGTCTACCCCAGCATGCTCCTGCTTCTCCCCAGGGCTGTTTCCACATATAGAGATCAGTTCACTCACACCAAACCTGCAATGATACAATGGAAGGTTATTGTTTTTCCTCCACCAGTTAGCTGGCTCACCAGCATCCTCAGCAGATTTCCTTACAAGAATCATGTGTCTCATTTCCATTAGGTGCATCAGCTCAAATCTAACTTTATTATTCAGAATCCCCTTTCCCAGCCGATACCCGAAAGCACTAGTCCCACTCCTTAAAGCTTGTATTTAAAGGTAAAAGACTTTACATGGCTGGAATTAAAATTCCTAGCACCGCAGACAAAAATCAAGAAGCAAACCAAGAGCCCTCCCAAGGAGCAGGACTATCATGATTACACTTCTTGTGTTTCTGCCTCCATCATGGACTCCTTTGCTAAGAAGGCTCTGATGTCTGAGCAGCTTCTCCCTGAAAGAGAAGCTAGTAGGCTAGTTTAACACCCCCCAAAGCAGAGAACATTTAATGTTCTCAAGGGTCTAAATTTGCCACACTGCAAAAAGGGGCAGAAGGTCAGGTGTCAAGGACAGAGCCTCAGTCAAACTGATAGGCTTAGAAAATATGCTTGATACATTCCATCGATCGGACATACAACATCCATGCAAACTCATCAGCCTTGCTGTAGCTACATTGCAACTCCAACCCACAGTCTGCTCTGTTTCCACCTACCTCTCCTGCCGCTCACTAGGCACAAGAACTAGGGCCTGGTTTGTGAATGTGTCCTTGCAAATTAGATGCAGTTTCCTTAGCGGGACACAATCAATTTGAAATCTACTCAGTCGAAAGGTCAAGTTTTACACCTTCCCCGTGTCCATTTTTGTGGTTTTAGAATCAtacttttttcctgtttttaaaaatctgtttctgtcTCACTACTGCGAAGGAATATACAAACGTCAGGGGAAACTGACTGACTAGTTGTTGGTACGGAGGAAAGTACCATGAATGCACAGAAAATATAGAATATGTTTTTCTTTCACTTCTTTCACTCCGAGTCATTAGGTGTTAATTGTAAAACTAACAGGTCCACATTTTCAGAGGggtgatttttaagttgacagaATCCCTTGAATCTGTCCGTTTTTTAAGGATTATTTCTGAAGTGCACTTAGAGTCATGAAATGACAGTAAGGCTGATACCGCAAGTTAGTGTTACACACAGTATTGATCTTCTCTCAGCAGGTCTTCTGGGGATTAACTAACTATAGTTAGTGAAGTGCTTAGAGAACCTCAGATGAAAGACATACTAACTATTATTACATCGCCACCAGCAGCAACAACAGAGACCATGGAATCAAATGCTGCTGAGGACACTAGGGGCAGAATGGAATGGCTTGTTCTCCCCCAGACTATAATGGGCCTGTGCTGACAGGTGTAACTTGGCAGATACACCCAGTGAGAAGATGAGGGGAGTGACACTTTTGTGACAATGGTCACACTGGAAACGTACACAGAGAACTAAAAAGTTTGTTGTAGCCACTCAGGCCAGGAATGAAGATGGCAGGCTAGATGTGTGCAGGAAAACTGCAAAACACTGACCCCCACTGACCATCTGAACTGAAAGGACTTCACCTAAACCAATGCAGCCTGGGGGAGTCACCTCTGCAGAAACTTGGGTGTAAATTCCCAGGCTGGGACCCTAAATAAATCTCACTGTGTAAGTGATTAGACAGCAGCATACACACCTGATGGCAAGAGCTCCCACATCAGAGAGCACCTGGGCAGGGATACTGGTATCAGCTGCATAAAGGTACTGCAGAAATGCACGGGCTGCCTCGACCGTCACCTCACTCAGCAGCACTCGACGGGTCTGCAAATTCCCATCCTCTTCCACTAAGAAACCTTCACGGTGAACCTGAGAGTGAAAAGAATCAAACAGCCAAAGCAAGGTCATTTGTCAGCAAGAGAGGGGCGCAGGGGGATCAGCCCCAGAATGCCCACACCAGATCAGACCTTTCATCCACCAAATCCTCATCTGGACTCTGGCAGTAGTCAGTACCTGAGACTTCAGAGGAAAGCTAAAAAAGTCAAATATGCAATGCTCTttatgggggcgggggagtgttcCTCCTAACCCGTACAGCCACCACCTTACACCCGGAAATATGACATCTGATCCTTCTGTATAACTGCCACACATCAGTCATAACCTTATCCAGCCCCTTTCTAAATCCAGTACCTTCCAGAGCAGTGAACTGCATAGGCTGACTATATGCTGGATAAAGAAAAGTTTCCTTGGATTGGTTCTAAATTTACCAATCATGGGTTGCATTGAGTGGCCTCTTGCTATCCTGTTATGGGACAGCATAGAAAGGAGGGACTGATCAGCTTTTCCCATATCCTTCGCACCCTGAATCATACCCACTGCACCCACATGGATCCACCCTGCTCCCCTCTCTTGCTGGGATGCTTCCACCCCGTCCACCCCTAGCATCTACTGCAGTATCTGAGATTCTCTCTTATGGTACTGAATGTCACCCAAAAGCTACAGCTAACACTTGGAGCtagggctgtgattcccagctttTGCAGAAATACTCACGCTACCTCttattgagctagcatgctaaaacaGCAGTGCAGTTGCAGTAGCAAGGGTAGCAGTGAGTGgaagcatgggctagctgcccgagTAAAAACCCATTCAGACCCCACAGGCCTGTACTCTTGGCCGCTAGCCATGCTGCTGCTCACCACCACCCTGGTACTATGACTACACTACTATATTTAGTGCACTAGCTCCTCAAGAGCTAGCATGAGTTTGcctatgcaagctgggaatcaatCCCCCAACTCCAAGTGTAGAAACAGCCAAACAGAAAACACAGGCTCCCAGTTGCTTCTGATTCCTCTGTTAACTCCCGGTGGCTCAAGATCTCTGAAAATTGCAAGACCTGACTCTTACAACACTCCCCTGGCCAACAGAGAGACTAAATGGAAAACACTACACTGCAGAAAAGGGAAACGATCCACACAGAAGGGATTAAACACATCACGTAGGGGACGGATCCTACAACCATTATGCACACAAGTAGTTCCTATGCACGCAAGTAATTAATGAGGACTACTCAGGTAAGAAAGGGTTGCAGGGTTGGGCTATGGATCAGTGATGTTGGGAGTGTGCATGGGGCTAAACCACTGTGCATGGGGCTAAACCATGACCTCAGTCTCCTAACTCCATTTACAAAGGGGTCTCAGGGCGTACAGGTGCCTCTGAGTTAACAGCATTTAAGGAAACTCAAAATGTGTTCAGATGCTGGTGGCAGCTCTTGGTACTACGACCTAGGGTTCAGATCCTAGACTCAGGGCCCGTCACACTGCACTGGTGGGATGCTATTGAGGATGTACTGTGTGCTGCTCGACTGCACACCCTGCTGTGGAGCGTGAGGAGCATTTCACTGTCCTTGGTGAGAAGCTCTGTTCAGCACTGTTAGCGCAATGGCAACTGTGGGAGGAGAGGCCTTGTACAGGGAAATGGTTTCTACtccgggggaggggtggagaccGACCCTCATAAAGGTCACGCACAGGCATAGCTAGACTCTCCACAGTCTAGTCCCTGGATTTCATGTGTCGCCCAAGCTCAGCTCTAGGAGAAGGGCATGACAGATGTACCCGTCAGGACACACTAGCCTAGGCCTGTGTGGGGTGGGAAGCTATGGAAATCCAGAGGGCAAACATATAGTTAGATAGATACCCTCCCATATAAACTGCTGGCAGATTGCTGTGTCTACCATCGCCCTCACTCCTTCAAGCAAACTGCCACGCACTCTCTTTGACAACACCACAGGACTCTTGCTACCtgcctgtggggaggggcgggtggCTGCAATTCACAGCTGGGTCGGAAGTGTCTTCTGCACCAGGCTTTAGCACCTGCTCCTGACTCTGAAGCAGTACTCTCTGTACAGACTGGAGCCAATCTCCTCCTAGTTAGGAGGAGAGTAGCGCATAGCAGCTGTGCCCAGAGACAGCAGCACTGCcagaaggaagaggaaggcaGCACAGCAAACAAATGCAAAAGCAAACACATCCAGCCATACTTACGACTTCAGTCAGCTGTGGGCACCGTGCATAAAGCACAAACATATGGGCATAAAGGACTTCCCCACTGTCTACCTGGAACTGGACGTCACTTAGATGGGGGTTGTTGACCATTCCACTGAAATCGACAGCCAGCGACCTGAGTGAGGACTAGAAcaaagaaggaaggagagagaaaaacgcTGTAATTCATTTCCCTAACAAAGGCAGAGGGGATAACCCAGTTTGTCAGTGCTGCTGTACTCTGGGCCCAGGTTTGGATGGATTTAGCTTTCCCCCTTGTGATGATTCATGTCCTCGATTAAATTTCACTTCTAAGCCAACAATAATGAATTTCAGAAGCAACTAGTATCAAGCTTTCCCTTCGGAGTTACCATCCTGCAGTTGGAGTCATGCTTCCTGCTGAGCTCTGTTACCCTGCCTGTTCTGGCAGACAGGACAATTTCAGTGAGACTTCAGTTTAACTGGCCTTaaacacactgggccaaattctctgaaggCGTAGCGGCAAACAGCTGCATTTactccagcagagaatttgacccaCAGGCTGACTGCAGTGTGGGTAAGCAGTCCTCACTGGGATGTACTCAGCATCTAAGCCAAACTTGGGAGGTGAGGCTGGAGCAGACTTCTGAAATTGTTCTGACTGCTACTGCAGCTAGAAACAAAGTCATGCCATGAGGTGCACCTATCCCCAACCAATGCAACAAGCATATCAACACAGGGTCTTCCCAAGCAACATCAGCATGCTAATTTATAGCACCTCTCTGGTTGCAATGTCTACCTGGAATTATTTTAACTGAATGCAGAATAATGGGAAAGGGCACAAAGGAAAGTGGAAGACTCAGGGACTGCATcatgggatacagagccttttCTTCTCTAGTTCATTGTAGTCTGGCTCACACTGATATGAGCTGAGAGATGTCACCATCTAACTGGGTGTTCCATGGCTTGTGTTCTCACTCCGTTTCCCAATAGACAGGTAcactgggtgggattttcaaaagtgcttaagtgacctTAGGTGTTTGTCCAGTCACTCAAgctattttgaaaatcctac
The nucleotide sequence above comes from Natator depressus isolate rNatDep1 chromosome 10, rNatDep2.hap1, whole genome shotgun sequence. Encoded proteins:
- the SLX4 gene encoding structure-specific endonuclease subunit SLX4 isoform X2, translated to MDELDNDFKELCANLLSRVRKKAGDAEGGRKVQSGTRSTATKSKLKKSKSAAKSKSQHDSSVGKRVGLPGCTDSNEQALGHEPEGEATACGNDGPPLGDGNGDPRSAIQLYAMTPNCNQNSLAGSDKRRSSFAAAAEPATSTSSPAKMRQISGTRLRVAELVLERMQQFKRVEPKQLKHTLGSILPETVTDGNIPDVSQENHQPGNVTTPDLPAKEPDVALAVALQQELKEVVPGSLEEAGLFFCQICQRDLSAMNATRRGQHVNRCLDEMEKSQVPSSSNPQIPECPICGKQFHTPKSRASHLKRCAVKMEVPPQLLLQAVQSQALALSDGLPVAPSNQLGRSKRKGSSKEKESKKKQKTSKVETTDEDLLVAMAMSRSLLEQIRQEEAKSVTSIKLESALPIKWKPGAEKKRRKNTPLTPPPLLLQDPETAHKRIQNRMAMLLTEEVEFPSTPPLPASRILEEEPRKAAWLLSLPKDQRCILWEYSTLTGPCVPESFYAVGLTPPILPWKPVQLQTSSNHPDPASVGLGNRTSDDPQADPDGEQQFLSCSQKDVQTLEDLVELAGEGLTLTQWNIDHTRAVKQLRGESVASDIPLSGFVPQSKVKMCQSGSLHTSSLRSLAVDFSGMVNNPHLSDVQFQVDSGEVLYAHMFVLYARCPQLTEVVHREGFLVEEDGNLQTRRVLLSEVTVEAARAFLQYLYAADTSIPAQVLSDVGALAIRFGVSELISICGNSPGEKQEHAGVDSGDELFSMGEEENCENRAENFQELLRSMWVDEDEEEVALLKPEDQEEEDNEKVDEQELEEIYEFVATQRKIVRDEAEVEEGTGRCTYSETEEAQNVNRQTEDEEVVVCESPSTSSKIKEWKENFGLGRSSCESPGQEKKILGISRSENVSITRIAPVHLQGKPCECGDVSASHGGASDEREGCRRMPKVVKVSRVSQISQGEEEDDAWEKLFPSCQHNDADLSKSYDPMFSATQGEHCEPSPLNEANKESGEISSGTPVEVNNPPVHHQSQKDLLSVRSDLCSSPLINPSSPVLPAVGSSPMSPESNRTFSRVSTEISPVSAPKQKQNKGLFQSDGASFQKASEQNDDSGLEKIIKNTLSPAKSPCIDLKKQKHVPACSSLVLTTQNTASHVNQEAEVILLLDSDEEMELEQMKEKSDSEPSLREMEISRRLDYNCKKVEQEHEVPNSGPVSVADIAIHQRPFQVSLGSQDKVHSENAVKLSGKMSLNNQVGTCIDSRLNLSHEESSNMDTSWLVPDTPLLTRSRNCSTQTQATSLSCFRSQGSKHRTKALLVNNSDHKQDGEAMKIPEITSDLLLATSSQKHLLTENSSVSKKTSPGSPLGHFWKDSLRVSPAPLSPACVRVKEKSSENLSSPKQGLLCRELSLENKTDISVVEVEDSEEEKEVALLPSSGSFLLGDEPPIPVDDDCWSVKHLSPIKDNNKVLERADWANTSSLIRGESGVQHDQWKSPTRALEITGSTPLRGNPVGNRKTLLCREESPIEAHSSVSNRLSFLNSKVWDEWDEDEVPEILPLTQRVSAAAAAQNTQPLKTPDLACHKRNQPPRVPITPVPAYSIMETPELKKELNRFGVRPLPKRQMVLKLKEIFQYTHQIMSSDSEDEIPSSQPPLRKATAKHPSQPQPDLIELREENSKASGVGCEQKLGVSVPSLPVLGSGDADSSTGPSTTGYLRTKKTAETKGHPGGARGLKGATLSPATSPVKGSLVGSADGQVLSASQESAASSAAGSDNSFGSQSSSSNEFETGVLTSEEDEGFPASQAAAREADKLEAVRCYIHSNPGLYQKILLYQPFELTGLQAELKQNGIKIALGKLLDFLDAHCITFTTAGARKEKQQQRGGKKKGCKRY